In a single window of the Ooceraea biroi isolate clonal line C1 chromosome 8, Obir_v5.4, whole genome shotgun sequence genome:
- the LOC105276354 gene encoding bis(5'-nucleosyl)-tetraphosphatase [asymmetrical], producing the protein MALQQRACGLVIFRRFQDTVQYLLMQTSYGEHHWTPPKGHVDPGESDMETALRETREEAGFRSSDLEIYEDAKHELNYAVNGVPKIVIYWLAELLNPDKSVKLSDEHQDFRWLPLREACDLAKYADMQNTLREFDRYISQKLV; encoded by the exons ATGGCTCTGCAGCAACGTGCCTGCGGTCTCGTAATTTTCCGGCGATTCCAAGACACCGTCCAGTACCTGCTGATGCAAACGTCGTACGGGGAGCATCACTGGACACCTCCTAAAG GTCACGTCGACCCGGGCGAGTCCGACATGGAGACGGCGTTGCGCGAGACTCGGGAGGAGGCTGGTTTCCGCTCGAGCGACCTCGAGATCTATGAAGACGCGAAGCACGAATTGAACTACGCGGTAAATGGAGTGCCAAAGATAGTGATTTACTGGCTGGCGGAGCTGTTGAATCCGGACAAGTCCGTGAAGCTGTCGGACGAGCACCAGGATTTCCGGTGGCTTCCGTTGCGCGAAGCCTGCGACCTGGCCAAGTACGCCGACATGCAAAACACCCTGCGTGAATTCGATAGAtatatatctcagaaactCGTGTAA